From the genome of Thermaerobacter marianensis DSM 12885:
CCCTGGCACTTGACGATCTGACGGTGGCGCAGCGGGCTGCTTTGTGGAACGAGATGGGCGTCTTTCACAGCGAACGTGGGAATTATCGCAAGGCCGCGTTCTGCGGTATTCGGGCCTACCGGCTGGCCGCGGGGTCGGCCTCCGATCCCAACCTGTGCGCCGAAGTTGCCGGCAACGTGGTGGATTCCTACCTGCATCTGGGCGCTCCCGAGCAGGCTGTCCGGTGGGCGGCCCGGGCCGCCTGGCATGCCCGGCGCGCTACGCCGTGGAGGAGGCAGCACGTGGCTGTGCAAACGGTGGCCGCGTGCCTGGCGACGGGCCGACTGCGCTTGGCAGAACGGATCCTGCGCCGCCTGGAAATGGAATCATTGGACCCGGACTTCATCAGCCAATTCCTGCGCCTGCGGGCCGAGTGGTGGTTCCGGACGGGGGACCGCCGGCAGGCCCTGGCCTGGGCCGCCCGGGCCCTGGATGCGGCGGTCCGGGATATGAGCCCCGAGGACGTCGAAGACGCTTGCCGTGCCCTTGAGCGGTTCGGGGGCCAGTGTCCGAACCCCCACTGGGAGCGCCATCTGCTGGACGCCCTGCGGAGCCACCAGGAGCTCATCGGCGCCTTCGCCCGGGCCTGCACGGATCTCGACCTGGGAGGGGAGCCGCAGATGGCCTTGGTCCTGGCCGGCCGGGACGGGCGGATCCTGCTCCGCGCCGGCGGGAATCAGGTCCTGGACCGCCTGGCGGAGCAGGGGTACGTGGCCGGCGCCGTGGTGGCCGAAGCGGAATGGGACGCCAAGTTTGCCCGGGCGGCCGTGGCGAGCTTCCGCAACCGTTCCCATGCCCCCAACCCCGACCGCGCCATCGAACGCGACATCGAAGGCTACGTGCTCGTATGGCCTCCCCTGCCCACGCTGGCGCAAGCCATCGCCACTCTGACCGCCCGCATGCACGCCGACGAAAACGCCGCCCGGTTGCAGGCCGACAACCAGCAGGCCCTGGCCAAGCTCTCGGCTTTCCATGACGCCGCCCTGGCCCTGGGCGGCCCCCTGGAGACGGGGGAGGTTGTGACCCGACTGCTGGCCTTGACCCAGCAATTGAGCCACAGCGACGGCGTGGCGCTGTTGTTCACTGACCCCGCCCGGGGGACGTGGGCCGAAGGCCTGGACGGCGAGGCGCTGCGCCGCTCGCGCGCATTCCAGACGACGGCGGAGAAGGGGCGGCCGCAGCGCCTGATCCGGGACGATCCCCGGGCCCGGGACGACCTGCAGCAGCTCGGGGTGGCCTCCCTGATCGCGGTCCCCGTCTACTTCGGCGGCACCGAGTGCGGGGCGGTCCTGGCGGCGGCCCGCCTGGCGGGTGCGCCCTTCAGCGAAGAGGACCTGGAGCTGGTGAGCTTCATCAGCAAGCAGTTCGGCCTGGCTCTCGAGAACGCCGCCCTGCGGGACGACCTCAGCCGCCGGCTGGAAGCCCTGACCCGCGACCTGCGCATCGCCCGCCGGCTCCAGCAGGCCTTCATGCCCGGGGGCGTGATCCGGGAAGACGGCGTGGTCCTCACCGGCATGAGCGTGCCGGCCAAGTACGTGGGCGGCGACGTGTACGACATCACGCACTTTCCCGACGGTTCCTGGCGTGTCGCCGTCGGTGACGTCATGGGCAAGGGCGTCGGGGCGGCCATGCTGGGCTCCATCTTGCTGGTTCGCCTGCGCGAGACCTGGGCGAGGGAGCCCTTCGGCCCGGACCTGGTGCGACATCTGGATGAAATTGTCGCTCCGGACTTGCGCCGGGGCCGCGCTCTCGCTACGCTCCTCCTAGCCCTGTACTGCCCGCGGAATCGCCAGCTGCGGGTGCTGACGGCGGGGCACGACGGTCCCGTTCTCTGGCGCGGCGGCTCGTGGCATCCCGTGACCCGGGGCGGCGGGACGGCCCTCGGGCTGCTGCCGGGGTACGGAACGGTGGCCGAGGCCACGCTGCCGGTCCAGCCGGGCGACGTGGTCCTGTTCTACTCCGACGGTTTCGCGGAAATCCTGCTGGACCGCAGGGGGGTCAGCGCCAGCCGGGAAGTCGCGGACGCCTTGCTGCGTCATGGCTTGAAGCCTTCCGCAGGGGACGCCCAGGCTCTGCTGGACCAGATCAGGGGGCTAACGGAAAACGGGGATCATCCCGATGATGTCACGGTGGTGGTGTTGGGTGTCCGTTCGCAGAGTGGCGGTGGAATTGATGCAACGTGATGTGGTGGCGGCGTGCTGCTGGCAGGACGGCGAGCGGGTGGTCTGGCTGTCCTTTGCGGAAGAGCAACGGGAGGGCAGCGGTGCTCCGGGCGACCCGGGCGCGGGAGCGGCTCGGCCGGAGACGGATGACGCGGGGCAGGCAGGGCGGCTGGACCGGCTGCACCAGGCGGACGAACCGCCCAATCAGGACGACATGCAGGTGATCGTCCTGGGGAGCCGTCACCGGCTGGGCGTGTTCTACGGGAGGCGGGGCCGGGCGCTGACCGAGGCACAAAAGGCCCTGCTGGCGGCCCTGGCGGACGGCCGCCTGAAGGTGGAGGCGGCGGCGGGTGATATGGGAAAAGATGGGTTTATAGGGGGGGGGGGGGTAAAACTTTCCAAGCCCCGATTCTCGGCGAGGTTTCGCCGGCCGTCGGGCGTGGCCACCGCCCGCCGGCGGCTGCAGCAGGTGCTGGCCGAAGACGGCTTCGACCCCTCCCTCATCCAGCGGGTGGTGCTGGCGTCCGCCGAAGCGATGAACAACGCCGTGCTCTACGCCGGGGGCGGCCGCATCGCCGTGTACGTCGACCCTGACGAGCTGAATGTCGTGGTCACCGACGAGGGACCGGGCATCGCCTTCGACAAGCTGGCCCGCACGCTCCTGGAACCTCGCGACCGCAAGACCGTGGGGCGGGGCCACGGGTACTGGCTCATGGTCACCCTCTCTGCCCAGTGCCGGGTCTTCTCAGGACCCGGAGGAACCCGTGTCGAACTCGTCTTCGAACTCTCGTAGCGGGGGGATGGGTGTGGCCGATGAGGTCGTCCAGGTGGCCTCTCCGCAGGGGCTGAGTCTGGTGGTCACCTGTGACCTGGATTTCGAGCGTGCCGAACGGGTGGCCGAGGCCCTGGCGAGGTGCGACCGGGGTCCGGTGACGCTGGACCTGACCCGGTGCCAGTTCATCGACTCGACGGGCATCGGCGTCCTGGTCGACACCTTGCGCACCTACCAGGACCGGGGCATCGAGGTACGGGCCGTTCGGGTCCGCCCGTCAGTCTTTGAGGTGCTGGAGATCGTCGGCGCGGTCGACGTGTTCGGCCGGAACCTGTTCGCCATCGAGGACGGGACCATCGGGAGACCCTGAGCGGAGGCGGTTGCGGTGGGAACGCCCTCGGAGACGGTCGTGCTGGTGACCGCCAGGAGCGTCGACGATGCCATTGGCCGGGCTGCCCGCCTCGTCGGCCGACCCGCCGCGGGCGCCCGGGCGGAGGTGGTGGACCCCGGCCGCAGGGTGCTGTCGCGCTTCTTCCTGCGGCCGATGGTGGTCCGCGTCACCTTTCCCGATGAACCCCTCGTCGAGGAGACCGCGCCGCATGCTCGATCCCCCGGGCAAGAACCCCTCCAGGACGGCGGCGGCCGCCGCGAACGGGAAGGCGGCGAGGCGCCGGCCGGCGCGCCCGTCACCCTGGAACGGCCCACCCTGGCCCGGGTGCGGAACGGCGCCCTCGAGATCCTGCCGGGCTCGTCCGAACAGCCGGCCATCCTGCGGCCCCACCGGGGCGTCACGTTGCGGGTCAACGGCGAGCCGGCGACCGGTCCCGTCACCGTGACCGCCGCGGACCGCGTCGAGGTGACGTTCACGGAGCCCGACCGGCCTGCGGACGACGAGGGCGAGCGGTACCGGATCCTGGTGGCCCGCGACGCCATGAGCGCGGAGCTGGTCGTCCCCCTCCAGGAGGTCACCGTGTTGCGGGACACGGCGCCCGCGCCGGTGGTCGACCTGGAGCCCGTGACCGTCCTGCGCCCGCCCGCGGGGTTGACGGTGGAGGAGGTGCGGGCGGCCCTCCAGAGGGCGGGGGTGGTCCACGGTCTCGACCTAGAGGCGCTGGAGCAAGCGGTCCGGGAAGGCTCGCCGGCGCCCCGCATCGTGGCCCGGGGGACCCCGCCGGCGGACGGCCGGGACGGGCGGTTCCGTCCCCTGGTGCCCGCGGAACCGCGGCAGGCCCGGGACGATGAGGCCCGGCGGCGGGATCCCCGCGACCATTACCCGGTGGTCTCCGTCCGGGAGGGGGCCACCCTGGGTTTCCTCGAGCCGCCCACGCCGGGTGAGCCGGGTCGCGACGTGCTGGGCCGGGAGATTGCGCCCCGCCTCGGGCGGGCAATCCGGGTGATCTGTGGCCCCGGCGTCGTCCGCACCGGCACCCCGGACGGGCGGGAGGAATTCCGCGCCGTGCGGCCGGGCCGGCCGGTCTTCCAGAAGATCGGCCGGAACGCCTGGAACGTGGACGTGGTGCCCCTGCTGGTCCATGAGGGGGATGTGGACGCAGAATCCGGCCACGTGCGCTTCAAGGGCGACGTGGTGGTCACGGGCAACGTGCGGGAAGGGATGAAGGTGACCGCCACCGGCCGGATTCACGTCTACGGCTACGCCGACCGGGCGTACCTGCAGGCCGATGGCGACGTCCGGGTCGACGGCGGCGTCGTCCAGTCCCGGGTGGTGGCGGGGGCCCGGGTGGGGCTGTACGCCGACCTCAAGGCCGTCCTGCCGCCGCTGCGGCAGGGGGTCGAGCGGATCTTGGAGGCCATGCGGGTGGTGGAGGGGGCCGCTTCGTTCCAGCGGAAGGACATCGCCCGCTTCGGTCCCGGCCGGCTGGTCCGCCTGCTCATCGACATGAAGTTCGGGGACGTCCGGGCCAAGGCGCGGGCCGTGCACGAGCGGCTCAGCCAGTACGAGGGCGAGCTGGACTACGACGTGGAACGGCTCCGCCAGCCCGTGGAGGCCCTGGCCACGGGCGCCATCGAGGACCGCTTCGACATCCAGGGGCTGTCCGCGGCTCTGAAGCAGGCCGAGGAATTCCTGGGCTGGTTCGACGGCGACGGCACGGCCAAGGCCATCATCGGTTACGCCCACAATGCCGAGGTGTTCGCGACCCGCCAGGTGGTGGTCGGGTCCGAGGGGACCTACCACGCGCGGATCGCGGCCCGGGACCGGGTGATCGTCCAGGGGGCGGTGGTGGGCGGGAGCGTGGAGGCCGCGCGGTCCATCACGGTCCTGGAAGCCGGCTCGCCCGCGTTGCCGTCCACGGTCCTGGCGGTGGGGGCCGGCGGCACCATCCGGGTCGGGTACGCCTACGAGAACGTCTGGCTCCGCGTCGGCCATGTCCAGCGCCGGCTCCGGGACGCGCAGCGGAACGTGCATGTTACGGCGTCGTCCTTCCGATGAAACCGTCCCATTGAACCTCTTGGACCACGCCCCACCGAACCATTCTGCTACAACGCTCCGCTACGACGCCCCCCACGGGGGACGCGCCCCGCGGGGGCGACGCCGTATCCCCCGGTCATGTTGTAAAGTGGGGGGTGGATCGTCCGGACGCGGGGCGCGGCCACCCGGCGCCCGGGTGGGGAGGCACGGAGTTTTGTCGCGATTCGGCCTGGTGAAGTCCGTCGCCATCGTCTTCGTCCTGGGCGTGATCAGCCGGTTCCTGGGGTTCTTCCGGGAGATGGTGCTGGCGGCGGTCTTCGGGGCCAGCCAGGTGACGGACGCCTACACCATCACCTTTTCCATCCCCTTCGTGGTCTTCGCCGCCTTCGGATCGGCCATCACCACGGTGGTGCTGCCGCTGCTGGCCCAGTACCGCGCCCGCGGCCAGGTGGAGGACCTCCAGCGGGTGGCGTGGACGCTCTTCCACGTCCTGCTCCTCCTGCTGCTGGCGTTCCTGGTGGTCCTGGTGGCCGGGGTCGACGTGGTGCTGCGCATCTTCGCGCCCGGGTTCACGGGGGAGACGCTGGACCTGGCCCGGCGGCTGGCGCTGATCCTGCTGCCCGGCATCCTGTTCATGGGGATGAACGGGTGGCTGCAGGCGGTCTACAACAGCGCCCGCAGTTTCACGGCCCCCGCCATGGTGGGAATTCCCCTGAACCTCATCATGATCGTGGGGACCTACTTCTTCGGCCGCTGGTACGGCATCGAGGCGGTGGCCTGGGCGTCCCTGGCGGCCATGGCATCCCAGGTGATCCTGCAGTGGCCGGGTCTCAAGGCGCTGGGGCTTCCGTACCGGCGCGTACTGGATTGGCGCCATCCCGACCTGCGGCTGGTCCTCAAGCGCACCGGACCCGTGCTGCTGGGGACGGGGGCGGTGCAGCTCAGTCAGATCGTCGACAAGGCCCTGGCGTCGGGCTTGCCGGCCGGTAGCGCGGCGGCCCTGACCTTCGCCCAGCGGATCCACGGGCTGCCGCTGGGGCTCGTGATGATTCCCATCTTGAACGTGATCTACCCCGAGCTGGCCATCCGCATTGCCCGCGGGGAGCGGCAAAGCTTCGGGGCCGCCCTGAACCGCAGCCTGCGGATGCTGACCTTCACCCTGGCGCCCATCGTCGCCGGGCTCATCCTGCTGCGGGTGGAGGTCACCCGCCTGGTGTTCGAGCGGGGCGCCTTCGACTTCCACGACACCCAGCTGACGGCCTTCGCCCTGCTGTTCTACCAGCTGGGGCTTGTGGGTTACGCCTGGCGCGAGCTCCTGGCGAGGGCTCTCTACAGCTTGGGCGATACCTGGACCCCGGCCTCCACGGCGGCGGTGGCCATGGGGCTCAACATCGTGCTGAACCTCATCCTGGTGCGGTTCCTGGCCCACGGCGGCATCGCCCTGGCGGCGTCGGCGGCCATGTGGTGGGGCGCCCTGGTCCTGATGGTGCGGATTCGCCGGCGGGCGGGGCAGATCAGCTACCGCGCCGTGGGCAAGGGGGCGCTGCAAGCCCTGGCGGCGACCACGGTGATGGCCGTGGGCGTCGAGCTGGGCCGCCGGCTGATCTTCGGCGACCTGGCGCGGGCCGCCCTGGCGGGTGAGCCGGTGGGGTTCGTCCCGCTGGCGGCCGAGGTGGCCGTCCTGACCCTGCTGGGAGCGGTCATCTACCTCGCCGCACTGCGGGCCTTGCGGGTGGAGGAGTGGGCCATCCTGCAAGACCTGGCGGGCCGGGCGGTGGCCCAGGTGCGGCGGGGCCTGGCGCCGCTTGCCGCACGGCGGGGAGCCCGTAGCACGGACTAAGGACTTCGTCCCCTCCTATCGAATACCGGGGAAGATGGCACGTTTGCCGTTTCTTCCCGGTTGACGGTAGGCAGGAGGAGGACGGACCGATGGAGCAACGGCGGGATGGCGGACAGCGTGGCAGTGGGCGGCTCGGCTGGCGGGGACATACAGATGGCGGCCCGTGCCGGAGCCCCCGGGGCGGCCCAAATCAAAGCCCGTACCGTGCCCCGCACCCTGTCCTGCCCCGCGGCCTGCACCGCGGGCTGGGGGGCGGCCCGCACAGCGGCCCAAGGTCCGGGCGGTACGGCGGCCCGAACCCCGGCCGGTTCGTCCGGGTCCTGGCGACGGCGATCCTGCTGGCCCTGATCTGGAGCTCCGCCATTCCCGTCGCGGCGGTCAGGGCGGCCACCCCTGGGCCTGGCGCCGGCAACTCGCAGCTCCCTCCGGATGGCGCCATCCCGCTTCCCGATGACCCCGGCTTCCCCCTCCAGTGGGGCCTGCGCAACGACGGCCAGGCCATCGCCGGCCGGCCCGGCCTCCCCGGGGTCGACGTGGGCGCCCCGGCCGCCTGGGTGCTCAGCCGCGGCGAGGGCGTCCGGGTGGCGGTGATCGACACCGGCATCCAGATCGACCACCCCGACCTGCAGGGCGCCTTCTGGACCAACCCGGCCGAGGCCGCCGGCCAGCCCGGCCGCGACGACGACGGCAACGGCTACGTCGACGACGTCTACGGCTACGACTTCGTGCACCGCGACGCCACCGTCTTCGACCCCGCCGACGGGGAAGAACACGGCACCCACGTGGCCGGCATCATCGCTGCCCGTCCCGGCAACGGCGAGGGCGTGGCCGGCCTGGCGCCTGGCGTGCAGATCATGGTGCTCAAGGTCTTCGACGCCAAGGGGCAGAGCGACAGCCTCATGGTCGCCGAGGCCATCCGCTACGCCCGGCGCATGGGTGCCCGGATCGTCAACATGTCGTGGGGGGCTCCGGGGCCTGCCGACCCCGTCCTGTGTCAGGCCATCGCCGAATCGCCCATGCTCTTCGTCGCCGCAGCGGGCAACGAAGGCAACGACCTGGAGGTCAACCCCTTCTACCCCGCGTCCTGCGACGCGCCGAACCTGATCACCGTGGCCGCTGCCGACAACGCCGGCCAGCTGGCGGTCTTCTCCAACTTCGGGCAGCGGTCGGTGGATCTGGCGGCGCCGGGCTGGTCCATCCTGAGTACCGTCCCCATGACGGACGAACGGGGCGCCAACGATCCCGACCTGCACCCCGCGCGGCGGGAGCCGGGGCTGGGGAGGGGCGCCTACGGCTGGCTCAGCGGCACGTCCATGGCCACGCCCTTCGTCACGGCCACGGCGGCCCTGGTGGCCAGCCGCTACCCCTGGCTTACCCCCGTGCAGCTGGCCCAGCAGGTGCTGGCCACGGTGCAGCGCCTTCCCACCCTGGAGGGTTGGGTGGCGACGGGCGGCCTGGTCTCGGCCCGGAACGCCGTGTGGGCCGAGGCGGTGGCGGCGCCGCCCTTCCGGGACGTGCGCCCCAGCGCCGCCCTCTATGACGAGGTCCTGCGGGCGGCCCGGCTCGGCTTGGCCCAGGGTTACGCCATCGACCGCTTCGGTCCGGACGAACCGGTCACCCGCCACCAGTTCGCCAAGCTCTTGGTGGCCGCGGTGGAGCGGGCCACGGGGCGGCCGCTGGCGGACCGGCCGGCGGACGGCAGCCCGCCGCCTGACTTCCCCGACGTGAACGAAGACGACGGCAACCTGGGGCCCTACGTGCGGAAGGCGGCGGCGGCCGGGTTCATCAAGGGGTATTCCGACGGCACCTTCCGGCCCCAGCAGCCCATCGCCCGCATCGAGGCGGCGCTGATGGTGGCCCGCGCCCTGGGCCTGGGAGAGGCGCCGAATCCCTTCGCCGACGTCTCGGGATTGCTGGCGGGTACCGCGGGAGCGGTGTTCGGAGCCGGGATCATGAAGGGCGTGCCGGTGAAGGTCGCCGGCTCGCAGGCGTCCGTTCTCTACTTCTACCCGCAGCGGCCCATCACCCGGGCGGAGGCGGCGGCGGTGGCGCTGCGGGCGTACGACGCGCTGGCGCGGACGGGGCCGTGACGAAGGGACTGCACCGCGTCGCGTGCACGAAAAGGCGCGCCTGACCCGATTGCAGGAGACGTTACGAAGCCTGGACGTCCGCGTCGTCGTCACCTTCGACGGACTGGAACAGGGACCTTGATGCGGCGGGCGGCATTTGGCACGCGCTCCTAAAAATTTCTCCAAAAAGTTTCGATACCAGGAGCAGGAAGGTTCGCTCCTCCGGCGAATACACACCAGTGACGGGCGGGTTCCCGACGGGATGGGGTGCGCCCAGGGGAACCCGCCGGCCAAGGGGTGGGCAGGACCCCTGACGTGGGGCATGGGGGCTGGCGCGGCCGGGGCCGGGCCAGCCGAGGACCTGCCCGGTCCAACCGGGGCGGACCTCCGTCACGAAGGTCCGCCCCGGGCCGTTCATGGGCGGTCCACCGACAGGGCTCGGGGCGGTGGGGAGGGTCTCCACCTTGCGGACCCTGCTCCGGTGCCCGATCCGGGCCACGGCCGGGCGCCTCCCCCCGATCGGCCGGGTTGCGTTGCGCCCGGCCCGTCGGGCCTCCCCTTGGCTCGCCTTGAACCGCTCCTGGCCGGACGAATCCGGCCGTACCCGGGCCGGTCCCCGGCCCGCGGCCACGAGCCAGGCTACGGCCGGGTCGGAGGGCGCCTTGGCGGTCGATGCCACCGATCCCGGCGAGGCCGCTCTCCTCCGCCGCGGCGTGGTCATGGTGATCACCCGGGCGGACCGGATCGGCGGCGCCCAAGTCCACGTCCTTCTCCTGGCCCGTGGCCTGCGGCAGCGGGGCATCCCCGTCACCGTGGCGACGGGGCGTCCAGGCCCCTTCACCGCCGTGCTGCGCCGGGCCGGCATCCCCTGCCACACCCTCCCGTCCCTCGTCCGGCCCATCCGGCCGCTGGCCGACCTGCGCGCCCTATTGGAACTGCGCCGCCTGCTAGGCCGCCTGCAGCCGGCCCTGGTCGCGGCCCACTCGACCAAGGCGACCTGGCTCGCCCGCCTGGCGGCGGCTTGCCTCGGCATCCCGTGCGTGGTGACCGTCCACGGCTGGCCCTGGGAGACGGCGCCCGCGGCCCCACGACCGGCCCTTGCGGGGCCCCTGGCGGCGGGGAACCGTGACCACGACGCGGCCTCGCCCATCCATGGCAGGCCTCTGGAGCAGAGGAAGGCGATGGCATCGCCCGGGTGGGCCGG
Proteins encoded in this window:
- a CDS encoding SpoIIE family protein phosphatase, which produces MGDPRNRLGTPEALRQAERSAHFAAFRRLIDRGIAALEARDALAAIEHFTAAYDLAVAWRFGDDVVYGTLLNLSIARRLAGDYEGALHALERALALDDLTVAQRAALWNEMGVFHSERGNYRKAAFCGIRAYRLAAGSASDPNLCAEVAGNVVDSYLHLGAPEQAVRWAARAAWHARRATPWRRQHVAVQTVAACLATGRLRLAERILRRLEMESLDPDFISQFLRLRAEWWFRTGDRRQALAWAARALDAAVRDMSPEDVEDACRALERFGGQCPNPHWERHLLDALRSHQELIGAFARACTDLDLGGEPQMALVLAGRDGRILLRAGGNQVLDRLAEQGYVAGAVVAEAEWDAKFARAAVASFRNRSHAPNPDRAIERDIEGYVLVWPPLPTLAQAIATLTARMHADENAARLQADNQQALAKLSAFHDAALALGGPLETGEVVTRLLALTQQLSHSDGVALLFTDPARGTWAEGLDGEALRRSRAFQTTAEKGRPQRLIRDDPRARDDLQQLGVASLIAVPVYFGGTECGAVLAAARLAGAPFSEEDLELVSFISKQFGLALENAALRDDLSRRLEALTRDLRIARRLQQAFMPGGVIREDGVVLTGMSVPAKYVGGDVYDITHFPDGSWRVAVGDVMGKGVGAAMLGSILLVRLRETWAREPFGPDLVRHLDEIVAPDLRRGRALATLLLALYCPRNRQLRVLTAGHDGPVLWRGGSWHPVTRGGGTALGLLPGYGTVAEATLPVQPGDVVLFYSDGFAEILLDRRGVSASREVADALLRHGLKPSAGDAQALLDQIRGLTENGDHPDDVTVVVLGVRSQSGGGIDAT
- a CDS encoding ATP-binding protein; amino-acid sequence: MQRDVVAACCWQDGERVVWLSFAEEQREGSGAPGDPGAGAARPETDDAGQAGRLDRLHQADEPPNQDDMQVIVLGSRHRLGVFYGRRGRALTEAQKALLAALADGRLKVEAAAGDMGKDGFIGGGGVKLSKPRFSARFRRPSGVATARRRLQQVLAEDGFDPSLIQRVVLASAEAMNNAVLYAGGGRIAVYVDPDELNVVVTDEGPGIAFDKLARTLLEPRDRKTVGRGHGYWLMVTLSAQCRVFSGPGGTRVELVFELS
- a CDS encoding STAS domain-containing protein encodes the protein MGVADEVVQVASPQGLSLVVTCDLDFERAERVAEALARCDRGPVTLDLTRCQFIDSTGIGVLVDTLRTYQDRGIEVRAVRVRPSVFEVLEIVGAVDVFGRNLFAIEDGTIGRP
- a CDS encoding DUF342 domain-containing protein gives rise to the protein MGTPSETVVLVTARSVDDAIGRAARLVGRPAAGARAEVVDPGRRVLSRFFLRPMVVRVTFPDEPLVEETAPHARSPGQEPLQDGGGRREREGGEAPAGAPVTLERPTLARVRNGALEILPGSSEQPAILRPHRGVTLRVNGEPATGPVTVTAADRVEVTFTEPDRPADDEGERYRILVARDAMSAELVVPLQEVTVLRDTAPAPVVDLEPVTVLRPPAGLTVEEVRAALQRAGVVHGLDLEALEQAVREGSPAPRIVARGTPPADGRDGRFRPLVPAEPRQARDDEARRRDPRDHYPVVSVREGATLGFLEPPTPGEPGRDVLGREIAPRLGRAIRVICGPGVVRTGTPDGREEFRAVRPGRPVFQKIGRNAWNVDVVPLLVHEGDVDAESGHVRFKGDVVVTGNVREGMKVTATGRIHVYGYADRAYLQADGDVRVDGGVVQSRVVAGARVGLYADLKAVLPPLRQGVERILEAMRVVEGAASFQRKDIARFGPGRLVRLLIDMKFGDVRAKARAVHERLSQYEGELDYDVERLRQPVEALATGAIEDRFDIQGLSAALKQAEEFLGWFDGDGTAKAIIGYAHNAEVFATRQVVVGSEGTYHARIAARDRVIVQGAVVGGSVEAARSITVLEAGSPALPSTVLAVGAGGTIRVGYAYENVWLRVGHVQRRLRDAQRNVHVTASSFR
- the murJ gene encoding murein biosynthesis integral membrane protein MurJ; translated protein: MSRFGLVKSVAIVFVLGVISRFLGFFREMVLAAVFGASQVTDAYTITFSIPFVVFAAFGSAITTVVLPLLAQYRARGQVEDLQRVAWTLFHVLLLLLLAFLVVLVAGVDVVLRIFAPGFTGETLDLARRLALILLPGILFMGMNGWLQAVYNSARSFTAPAMVGIPLNLIMIVGTYFFGRWYGIEAVAWASLAAMASQVILQWPGLKALGLPYRRVLDWRHPDLRLVLKRTGPVLLGTGAVQLSQIVDKALASGLPAGSAAALTFAQRIHGLPLGLVMIPILNVIYPELAIRIARGERQSFGAALNRSLRMLTFTLAPIVAGLILLRVEVTRLVFERGAFDFHDTQLTAFALLFYQLGLVGYAWRELLARALYSLGDTWTPASTAAVAMGLNIVLNLILVRFLAHGGIALAASAAMWWGALVLMVRIRRRAGQISYRAVGKGALQALAATTVMAVGVELGRRLIFGDLARAALAGEPVGFVPLAAEVAVLTLLGAVIYLAALRALRVEEWAILQDLAGRAVAQVRRGLAPLAARRGARSTD
- a CDS encoding S8 family serine peptidase translates to MEQRRDGGQRGSGRLGWRGHTDGGPCRSPRGGPNQSPYRAPHPVLPRGLHRGLGGGPHSGPRSGRYGGPNPGRFVRVLATAILLALIWSSAIPVAAVRAATPGPGAGNSQLPPDGAIPLPDDPGFPLQWGLRNDGQAIAGRPGLPGVDVGAPAAWVLSRGEGVRVAVIDTGIQIDHPDLQGAFWTNPAEAAGQPGRDDDGNGYVDDVYGYDFVHRDATVFDPADGEEHGTHVAGIIAARPGNGEGVAGLAPGVQIMVLKVFDAKGQSDSLMVAEAIRYARRMGARIVNMSWGAPGPADPVLCQAIAESPMLFVAAAGNEGNDLEVNPFYPASCDAPNLITVAAADNAGQLAVFSNFGQRSVDLAAPGWSILSTVPMTDERGANDPDLHPARREPGLGRGAYGWLSGTSMATPFVTATAALVASRYPWLTPVQLAQQVLATVQRLPTLEGWVATGGLVSARNAVWAEAVAAPPFRDVRPSAALYDEVLRAARLGLAQGYAIDRFGPDEPVTRHQFAKLLVAAVERATGRPLADRPADGSPPPDFPDVNEDDGNLGPYVRKAAAAGFIKGYSDGTFRPQQPIARIEAALMVARALGLGEAPNPFADVSGLLAGTAGAVFGAGIMKGVPVKVAGSQASVLYFYPQRPITRAEAAAVALRAYDALARTGP